The DNA segment AGAAATCGCTCGGAAAGTAACTTCCCGAGCGATTTCATTTTTTAGCTAATGTATTTTTTCAATTATTTCTTCTCAACATACTCTTTTAATGAAGTACCCAATATTTGATTCCATCCTTTTTCAAAATTATCTCTTTTAAGTTCTTCTATTGAAGGGAAAGTATCCAAATCTGTATGAGTAAGTATAAGTTTGGTTTTATCATCTTCTGGAAAAAGCTCAAAAGTAACATAGGATATTCCGTCATAACCGTCATACTTCCAGCTATACGTTAGTTTCGTTTCAGGTATAACTTCGGTTACTTCACATAAATGAATGAAATTTTCACCATCATGATCACAACCAACAAAATTAAACTTAAAACCTATTTCGGCTTTAAAATCTTTAAGATCAAAATACCATTGTCTCATTTTCTCCACATCGGTTAGTGCCTGCCATACATGGGTAACAGGAGCATTATAAGTACGCGTTACAACTAAAGGTTTTGTTTCCATATTATAAAATTTTATTGTTTACTTATTTTTCATCTTCCAGGAAAGCACCCAATGCATCCAGCTTATCGTTCCAAAACTCCCTATAGCGGTTAGTCCATTCGGCAACTTCTTTAAGTTTAGATAGCTCTGCCCGACAATAACGCTCTCTCCCCTCTTGTTTAATACTTACTAAACCACATTCTGTAAGTATTTTAATGTGTTTGGATACTGCCGGACGGCTTATCTCAAAATTATCAGCAACAGCATTCAGGTTTAATTCCTGTTTTGATAATAAATTAATAATAGCTCTTCTATTTGGGTCGGCTATTGCCTGAAATACATCTCTTCTCATTTTAATTATGTAACTATTCGGTTACAAATATAAGAAACCATTTGGTTACACAAATAAATTTTAAAACAAATTTTAAAATTTATCTTTGTCTTTATTCAATCAAAATTTATGGAACATCATTTTATTATCTACAAGCCTTACGGCTACCTTAGCCAATTTATATATAACCTAAAGCGTAAAAAGAAACTTTTAGGAGAACTACACAATTTCCCTGAAGGTACTATGGCAATAGGTAGGCTCGACGAAGACTCTGAAGGTTTACTATTACTTACTACAGATGGAAAAGTAAGTGCTGCTGTACGCAGTAAAAAGGTAGAAAAAGAATACTATGCTCAAGTAGACGGACTTATAACACAAGAGGCTGCAAAGCAACTACAAGAAGGGGTAGAAATAGGTTTTAATGGCACGCGCTACACTACGCTACCTTGTAATGCTTTTATATTAAACGCACCTCCTAGTTTACCCGCAAGAGGAAAAAAGATAAGAGATGAACGACACGGTCCTACATCATGGGTATCTATAACCGTAACTGAAGGCAAGTTTAGACAAGTGCGAAAAATGACTGCTGCTGTAGGGTTCCCTACCTTACGTTTAGTAAGAGTACGAGTAGGGAATGTACAACTAAATGATATGCAACCAGGCGAAGTTCGCGAGGTTAATACTTTTATACTCTAAAAGAATTATTCTTTTAATAAGTGATTGATTTGTAAATTTATAGTAGGCTATTTCAACTTATTATATAAGTTAATTACACATAAATTGTTTACCTTTTTTAAACCGGCTCTATAGTAAATCCTGCCTTTTTTACGGTAGTTATTACCTCATCTCTGGTAGCTCCTTCTAATTTTACAGTCAAAATTTTATCAGGATTATCAGTATCTACACTCCACTGTTCTATTCCTGCTACATCATTTAATAATGGTGTTACTCTGGCTACACAACCGCCACAGTTTATACTTGTTTTAAATTTTAATTCGTTATTCATATTAGTTTTATATTAAATTCTATTTTAAAGTTTTTTGGTTTTCAATAAAAGACTATTACTTACTACACTCACACTACTAAGCGCCATAGCAGCACCTGCTATCATTGGGTTTAATAAAAATCCGTTTATAGGGTATAACACCCCCGCTGCTATGGGTATGCCTATTACATTATAAATAAATGCCCAAAATAGGTTTTGGTGTATAGTAGCAACCGTTTGTCTTGACAGTTTTATTGCCTGTGGTATTTTAAACAAATCGCCAGATATAATTGTAATTTTAGCAACATCTATAGCAATATCGCTCCCCTTTCCCATAGCAATACTCACATCTGCCTGTGCCAGTGCTCCGCTATCATTAATACCATCGCCCACCATAGCTACTACCTTACCTTCATCCTGTAACTTTTTCACGAAGTCCAGTTTATCTTGTGGTAATACCCCTGCTTTATAGTGGTTAATACCTACTTGGGCAGCTACTGCTTTAGCAGTTTGCTCATTATCGCCTGTAAGCATATAAACAGCTACATTCTCTGCCTGCAATTCTTTTATAGCTTTTGTCGAAGTTTCCTTAATAGTATCTGCTATGGCTATCGCACAAAGCACTTGGGTAGCATCTGTAAACAATACTACAGTATTAGCTTCAGCTAGCTTTTTGTTCATCCATACTTTAACTGACTCTGATACTTGTATATTTTGCGCTGCTATAAGGGTAGTATTACCAATGGTATACATAACATTATTATACTGCGCCTGTATACCCATCCCCTCTTTATTTTCAATAACCACATCATTCAGAAATTCTGATTGCGTTTTTAAATATTGTACTATAGCATTTGCCAAGGGGTGTTCAGATGATTTTTCAATACTGTACAGTATATCCCGCCTTTCTAGGGTTTCTTCTGTAAACCATTTTATATCGGTAACACTAGGATTACCCGCTGTAATAGTACCTGTTTTATCGAGAATAACAGCTGTTACTTTTTTAGCAAGTTCCAAACTCTGCGCATCTTTTATCAATATACCGTTTTGCGCTCCCTTGCCTAC comes from the Flavobacterium arcticum genome and includes:
- a CDS encoding pseudouridine synthase, which produces MEHHFIIYKPYGYLSQFIYNLKRKKKLLGELHNFPEGTMAIGRLDEDSEGLLLLTTDGKVSAAVRSKKVEKEYYAQVDGLITQEAAKQLQEGVEIGFNGTRYTTLPCNAFILNAPPSLPARGKKIRDERHGPTSWVSITVTEGKFRQVRKMTAAVGFPTLRLVRVRVGNVQLNDMQPGEVREVNTFIL
- a CDS encoding SRPBCC family protein, with protein sequence METKPLVVTRTYNAPVTHVWQALTDVEKMRQWYFDLKDFKAEIGFKFNFVGCDHDGENFIHLCEVTEVIPETKLTYSWKYDGYDGISYVTFELFPEDDKTKLILTHTDLDTFPSIEELKRDNFEKGWNQILGTSLKEYVEKK
- a CDS encoding ArsR/SmtB family transcription factor, with the translated sequence MRRDVFQAIADPNRRAIINLLSKQELNLNAVADNFEISRPAVSKHIKILTECGLVSIKQEGRERYCRAELSKLKEVAEWTNRYREFWNDKLDALGAFLEDEK
- a CDS encoding heavy-metal-associated domain-containing protein, which produces MNNELKFKTSINCGGCVARVTPLLNDVAGIEQWSVDTDNPDKILTVKLEGATRDEVITTVKKAGFTIEPV